CTTCCTCCACTAGAGTTTCCTTTTGTACTTTGGCTGGTTTAGCTTTTACTCATTTCCTTTAATTGTCGTATGACCCAAGAAGTCCTGGAGGCCAGCTTTGAGTACTCCAACCCCCACTCTCACCAGCTTTGTCTTGTCTTGGGCCTGGCTTCTTGCCTAAGCTCAGAAGTTGGGGCACATGCTATTGGTGTTGATTTATGtggaaggggaagggaaaagaCTGTATTTATCCCAGCtcactttatttcttctaaaggatttttggtaaccaaaaaaagaaaactgctttcCACCTTGCTTGGAATTACTTGAATTTAGTGTCAATATTATTTGAATTaaactatgaagtgaagtgaagtgaagtcgctcagtcgtgtccgactcgtagcgaccccatggactgcagcctaccaggctcctccgtccatgggatttttcaagcaagagtactggagggaaTTAAACTATACACTAATGTTATCAAAGTGAGGTGGAATCTTGTTGGGTACACCTGACTTGTGATAGATATTTGAGTGAATTATTTAATGaggatatttaatatatgtatcgGCAAAGTGAACTAAGAATCTGACATAATGGATGAGACAGCTGTTGTCAGAGTATTAGTACACAGGTAAAAAACCCAACTAGGCTCAGAtaataagaaaaaggaataagCAGCTTAAGGGGGGGGGCACTGAGAGACTGCCAGAGTTCGAAGACAAAGAAtcagcagacttttggactagaCGATAGCCATAGAGGAGCTCCATGCCTCTGGatgagattttttcttttttcactatcAGGCTGTACTGCgtggcctgtgagatcttagcttcctaagcagggattgaacctgtgacccctgcagtggaagtgtggagtcttaactgttGGAGCACAAGGAAAGTCCCTCTGGATGAGATCTTGCGGCTGTTGCTGTTGCCCACTAGCCTGGAGGAATTACTATGCTCACCCCATCCTGGAGCAGTGATGGCGTGGAGCCAGATGAGGGAGAAAAGGGGTGTGATGAGGACCTAAATCTCTAAGTGAGATTAGAAAACTTCGTCTCAGAACGGGAACCTTTCTTAACAACTGACCTTAGAAAATTGATCCTCTTTTCGGGGTAGCATTAATGTTTTCAAGTGGGACATACATTATATTCAAATCAGTGTGGTTATCCATGAAAAAGCtactttttaaatgagatttatgCAACCTCTTTTTAGCTGGTATTTCATGATCACAGAGGATTTCTAATGCAATAGCTCTGAGGCAAAGCTGGAAAGGATGCCAGCTTCGCTAATATTTAGAGTCATAAAATTCTGGATATTGGCCAAGCCCTTAATTACTCTAAATCCATCTTTATCTTGATAAAAGTTGGATTATATCCACTTAACAAAACCGGCTGCTGAATGTTTATAAATCTTAACTAATCAGTACAGGAGGCTCATGGAGATGGCGGAGCGTGAAGTCAATGTtcagaaatggagaaacagagtCATCGAGAGAACAGAGTTTCCCAGGGGTGCTCCCAGAGAGATTCAAAGTAACTTTTGGAAGTTTCTGGTTTCAAATTTGAGATCTGCAGCTCATGGACGTAGGGTTTTAAACAAGCTACCCCATTCTGATcctctttccttatctgtaaaattagaGAAATAACACCTTGCCAATAtattgtgaggattcaatgaTGTAACAAATATGAGTAAAGCACCTAACATAGAGTAGTTGCTAAAGAAATAGAGAGTATACGTATTTCTCTCCGGAGAGTCAAAACAGGTAGTCGAAAGTCAGGAGAGAAATTGACAGAAAGGAAATGCTCATTCTCTGGGAAGCAAGCTGGGAGTTGGTACCTGGGCAGGACCCATACATCGTGCATAACGCATATGTACACAATACACGGTACAGAGGTTATGTGAGCCTGAGGTTTTGTGCTAGCACTGGTCACTCTCCTCCAGGTTCTAGAATTACCTACATGCTGGTCATGCACTTTCATTAGACTTGGAGCTAGTAGAGAGCAAGGATTATGTTTAGTATCACTGtgttcccctctcccacccctagTGGTGCTTATTCAGTGTTTGCTGAATTGAGCTGACTGCAGAAACAGGGCTCACTGCTGgtgtgaaaaacccaaagaaGAGCCCCGTGTAAAGAAAATCTGAGGCCTgcggcttccccggtggtccagtggttaagaatctgtctgcaatgccggggccacgggttcgatccctggtcggggaggtaggatcccacatgcctcggagcaaccaagcctgctggctgcaactactgaagctcctACCCCACAACAGGAGAGAGAGTCCGTGCACAGAAGCAAAGATGCCGCATGAATGAAAGAAGATCCTGCGTGGCTCAACGAAGACCCAAAGagcgaaagaaagaaaaactgaggccAGCACACTCCTGGCTgccggtggtggtggtggtttagtctccaagtcacgtctgacccttgcgaccccacgggctgtagcccgccagcctcctctgtccatgggattctccaggcaagaatactggagtgggttgccatttcctcctccacactcCTGGCTGGGTGCACGGTAATAGGTGTCCATCAGGACAGACTGTGGGTGGAGGGCAGCCCACACCTGGCCCCGAGACTCCTGTCCCCCATACCCTGATTCAGGCTGCGTGCATCCTCGAAACCTTACCCTGCTTCTTTCTGGCCTTCCAGGCCTCTGCGGGGGCCAGAGACAAGCGTGGGGAAGAGAGACCCCGGCGGCCACAGAGGCTGTCTGAACTGGGCCAGGGGCTGGagagctgggccagctggggtgtGAGCCGCCTGGCCGCTGGGGCCTGGGGGCTTGGCCGGGCTGGGGGGCTGGAAGGCCCCTCGGCAATGAGGGAGCCATAGAAAGTGCTGGTGTCAGGAAGCAGGGGCACCCCAGGGCTGCGGGGATCCCAGGAGATCACTGCGGTAAAAAATGACAGAGCAATTATGGGGAATGCAGCTCACCCACGCCCCCTTTTGTCCAGCACCCCCACTCAACTGCTAGGCCCCCTACCCGCACCCCTGGGTGGGGGGGCATGCTCACAAGAGCGGCGACCTTCTAGCGGGTCCCGGGGGTCCACTCCCAGCCGACtgctgaggctgctgctgctgctgaggtcTCGAGAGCCAGAGGTGGAGCGCCATGTGTCTGCCAGCCAGGGGGAGTCGCTGTGATCCATCCTGGACAATGAGGGGTGCGGGGCAGAGACGCAGGTGGAGGGAAAACGTGATTGGTCAAGACCTCGAGCTCAGCAGGTAGCAGAAGGGGTAGAGTAGATGGTGGTACCAGCTTTATTCTCACTGCTTTTCAGCCCCCCACAGACTCCTTAAGATCTCTGATCTGCTGTCCCAAACGCAGTGCCCCTTTCTTATCCTGAGATCAAAGGACGGCCAAGTTGCCCCAGAGCTGGGAGGTATCACAGACAGATGGCTGTGTGCTGCGACAGAAAGAATACACATTGGGAGCCAGATCTGGTGCTGCCTGGCTGTGCAACCCTGGGTCAGCTCAGTCTATTAGCCTCTCTAAGCCCTGGTTCCTCCAACAGTAAGACTTCCTTACGAGGCTGATACTGTAAGCTGAGAGGAAGAAGTGAGAGATCACTCAGCCAGCAGCGCAGGAGTTTGCTGCCTGGATATTGGCTTCTCTGTCTCTAGCCTGATTCCCTTTGAATGGGGTGCCATGCCGGTGGGGATCAGACCAAAGCACTTCTCTGCCTAAAACCCTCAGTGGCTCCCCATGTACCAAGATGGAGCCCAGCTGCCTAGTGTGGCTAACAGGGCCCTCGTTGGCCTAGCTTCCAGCTCCTCAGCTTTATCTTTTGCTCTGATCCATCCTATACCGGAGGCCCCAGCCCAACCAAAAGGCTTGTCTTTCTCTATAAAGCAGGCTATTTCTTGCTATTCCCTTTGCCTTCCCCCTTTATTTCAGCTTTaactttttgggttttttttttttaatataattgcttCGCAATGTTATTTTAGTTACTGTTGTACAATGAAGTGAGTCAACCACATACTTACaaatatcctctccctcttggaaCTGCCTCCCCCtgacccccatcccaccccatctaGATCACCAGAGAGCGCTGCATTGAGCTCCCCGTGctttatagcagcttcccaccagctcgCTATTTTACACGTGCAGTCAGGGGAAATGTGAGATCTTCCTCCCGTAGttccccacccagccccctccTGGTACTCCCAGCTCTGGATTGCATTTATGCTCATGTGCCTGTCTCGGCTAGACTGAGTGTTCTCCTGGCAGACAGTGACTCTTCTcaagaaatgaatgaacaagGTGATCAGAATGGAATCTCCCTTGAGGAAAAGGATGACGTCCCaggggagacagagaaagttCAGGAAGGTGCAGGCTAAGCCCAGGAAGTGGCTGGAAGAGAAAGGCCAGGGAGCACGGGATAACACAGGAACACGGCAACAGCCAGCACGGAACCTTGCTCTGGGCTGAGAAACTGACAGCAAAATGGTAGCCTGAGAGCTGGCACATAAGAGGTGCTTGATATACTCCTGTTGAAAGATGCAGATCTGGAATGTGAAATCTCTCAGAAGAAATCTAATGAGATAAAGAGCAGGAGAAGGTGGGCAGAGATGAAATGGTTTAGTGAAAAACTCAGCCAGTAGGAGAAAAAAGGATGTTTTGTTTCCTAGTGTCTTGTCTCATAACTGGAGACTTGCTCTGGCCACCGAACACACTCGGAGCAGATGGATGTATACCCGCAGGCGGGCTGGGTTATTGAGAACGAGGAGGAAGAAGCAATCACATAGGGACAGAGTGCCCTCTGCTGGAACTGTGGGTGGATTATTGTGAAAGAAAGATGCCTTAGTGGGGGTAGGTGATTGCTGAACTCAAAGGTACCGCTCGGTAGATGCTGAATGCACAGAGAGAATTAGAAATCAGCCTGGTCCTCCCATGCTATTATTCTCTATCCAGCAGGAGAGTGCAGTAAGTATTAATGAGAGCTTGGTAACAAGAGCACCAGATTAGGGGTTCAGAAGGCAGGTACTGGCCATGTAACCTTGGGTGGTCACTGAAGTCTGGGTGGGGCCAGTTACTTACCTGTCAGATGGTGTGATAGTGAcattaatgaaagagaaattaattctCACTTGAAGTTCAGGGGAGATTCAGGTGTTAGGATGACAAATTGCCTGGCAGTAGGGgagacggggcttcccaggtggcgctagtggtagagaacccacctgccaatgcaggagacgtaagaatcgtgggttcaatccctgggttgggaaggtcccctggagaagggcagggcaacccactccagtattcttggctggagaatcccacggacagaagtgcctggtgggctacagtccatgggatcgcaaggagtcagatacgactcaTGCGACACAGAATGCACGCATGCAGGGGAGACAAATGCTCCAGCCAGTTCTCTGTCCCAACTCCACTGTCCCTcagcccctctgcccctccctcacccccgcCCCTTTCCTGTCTCACCTGTGTTTTAAGATGGCATCCTCACTGGTGTACCTGTACAGACCtgagagaaggcaggaggaagggtcAGCCCAGAGTCTCCAGCACCTGGCTAGAGGCCCAAAGCTCTGTTGCATCCTGGATGGACCCAGGGAAGGCCAGCCAGTCCACCTGCGAGTCCATCACCTTCTCACCTGGGCCCAGGTGCACGCCAGCTCGGCGGCGGCGGTGGATGCACACAGCCgtgcccagcagcagcagccacagcacGACACCCCCGCTGGCAATGACCTCTGGCCGCTTCAAGGCTGCCCACAGCTGCTCCAGGGTCCATGGGCTGTGCGCATTGGGTTGCTGGGCAGCTCGCTCCATGGCCTGCCCTGTAAGGGAATTTGAGCTCAGGACGAGGCAATGAAGGTGGGTAGACAAGGGGGGAGGAGCTGGGAGCATGAGCAGGGAGAGAGAATGTTGGAAAGGGGGCCTGGATGGGGTCTGGGTGGGGCCAGAGGGCACTGTCCTCACCTAATAGGAGGCAGACAGGGCTGCTGGGCTGCCCAGCGCCCGCGCCAGTGACAGCAGCCACTTGCACACAGTAGGAACCTGACATGCGAGCAGCAATCTCCAGCTGGGTCTGCTCACCCACCACGGTCCAGTTGGCTGGGGGCAATGAGGTGTTGCCCAGGCTCCAGACCTGAGACACAAACAGAGGTGAGCTTGCCCGCCTCCAAAACCATCACAGCAGTTAAGCCCCTTCATCTGCAGATCAGATTCTGGGTATGTGGCCACTCTCTCCTGGGGTTTACCTGGAGACACTCCCACATGTACCCACACTTCCTATTTCCTTCTTCCCTACAAAGTGGGTGAGACTTCTCTCTAGACTGACAGAAGAGGGACAAAAGCAATCTTCCGAAGTAGGTGTTAGACCAGTGGTTCACACACATCAATGTGCTTTAGGATCACTTGGAGGGTTTGTTAAAATCTGGATGGCCAAGCCCATCTCTGACATTCTGACCCACAAATCCTATCAATAGACTGAAGGATCTGTATCCTAACAAGTTCTCAGATGATGGTGATGTTGCTGGTCCAGGAATCACACTCTGGCACCTCTGCCTTAGAAACTCAGAGTCAGTCACAGCCTGGTTTGGTCCCTGTCCTGTTTCCCGCACTCGTGAGCCTAGCCTCACTTTCCATGTCTGTAAACTGGGGATCACAACCCAGCATGGGCTGTGAGAGGAAATGAGATCATGTAGGTAAGCGCGTGGCAGTGTCTGGCAAACAGTAGAGTCCCTGCTTCGCTGGGCAGGTACCGTTTCTTAGTGCCCAGAGCCAGGGAAGAGGGAAGTCTTGGCACTACAGGGGAGCGGTGCGTCAGCTTGCGGGGGGTACCTGGTAGCCACGGATGATGCCATTGTGGTTTTCAGCAGGTGGTGGGACCCAGCTCACAAGGACACTGCCATTGCCAGGTTTTAGGGTCACCTCCTGGGGTGGGGCACTGGGCactggtggggagggagacaggcGGTAAGGAATGCTGAAGGAATCCTAGGGACTCCCTTTCTAGAGAAAAGAGCAGGGCTGGGGTCATAAGGTCCGAGCCATGCTGACAAGAACCAGAGCTTCTCTCAGCTCTGCTTTCAGAGCTAGGACAAGAGGGGGCCCAGGGGTGGAAGCCGCTATTCCTCTTCCTCCTGACTACAGAGGGACAGAAAGGGGCTGGGGGTATATCGTTGGGTTCTGTAAGCATCTGTTCCTGACCTTGTTCAGGCAGTCTCAGGAGCAGCACGTTGCTGTCGGGGCCTTGAGCGCGGCCGGAGGACGGTCTCACTTTGAACTCGTAGTCTTGGCCCCAGTGGAGGCCCCCAAGCTCTGCGCTCTGCCAGCCAGCCAGCAGGGCCTCTGCCCACGGGGCGCCCTGGCCCCCAGGGGCGGCCTGGGTCCTGAACAGGGCCGTGTAGGACTGAGCAGGTGCCGCGGGGCCGCTCACCTGGGgaaggcggggggaggggaggactcAGGGCTCTCGTGAGCAGCCCTCTCCGGAGCTGTGCCTGTTCCACCCCAGGTCCCGGGCCTCAccttccagctgagccacacagcTGGCCCAGGCTTGGTGCCCTTCTTGGGGTCTGGGTTCAGCAGGGTCACGTTTTCCAGCTGAATGTGCACAGCCAGAAGCTTCAGGGGCTCCTTGTAGTCCCGGGGCTCTGTGGGGCGCACACATTGGGGATGGGCCCATAGGTCAGAGGGAAGAAATTAAAGAGTGGAGCATCCCTAGGCCACAGAGGAGCCAGAACTCCCAGACTGCCCTGGTCGTGAGCTCTCCAATGTCTATCCTCAGATGGAAGATGATGATGATTTAGcagctcagtcacgtccgactcttgtgactccatggactgtagcccaccgggctcctctgtccgtgggattctccaggcaagaacactggagtgggttgcccttcccttctccaggggatcttcccgacccagggatcaaacctgggtctcctgcactgcagggagattctttactgactgagctatgagggaagcccttggatGGAGGAACCACCCCTCAATGAGGTCCCCACCACTCTGACCCATATCCCGGGTTGAACCCCCACATCCCTTAACCCCAGCCCAAACCAGAGCACACCACCCTAACTGGTGCCCCCCACCTTGGCCCTGACCTTAGCCGACCGCCCTCCCCTTACCCTGGATGGACACCCTGGCCACCCGGCTCTTCCGTcgtcctgcactgttggtggccATACACATGTAGGTCCCCGCGTCACTCTTCTCTGCTCTTGCCATCAGCAGGGAGCCTTGGGACACCTGTCAGGACCAGGTGTCTTATAAAGTCTCCCATGTGGGGAGGAAGGCCTAAGGCCTCACGGCCGCCCCTTCCTCAActactgcaggagacatggggctgggggcggggggagcgggTCAGGCCCCTGGGTGTGCACAGTTGAGGCCCGGACAGGATGAGGTTTGGGAAGGGGCTCACCGAGTGCCGCCCTGGCTGCAGGGCCAGGGGTTTCTCATCCTTCCACCATGAGACGGTGGGCTCTGGGTGGCCCCAGGGCGGCTCGCACTGCAGAAGCACCTGCTCGCCCACTGCAGCCACCGTGTCCCGAGGCTGGACCTGGAAATCCTCCTGGAGGACTGTGGGGAGGACAGAGGGTTGGCCCTTCCATCCAGGTCCCACCTTGGCACTTCCAACCTGCTCTGTATCACCTGCCTTTGGGCTCTGCCTTGTGCTGACTTCTTCACAGCCCCACCTCCCAGGTCTCCCATCTAGGACCGCCCCGcacccagccctcccctcccaaGTCTCCCCACCAGGCCTCACCAGCCACGGACAGCCGCGCGCCCCGGCTGACTGCCGTGCCCAGCCGGTTGCTGGCCTCACAGGTGTAGACTCCCAGGTCCGTGGATCGGGTGCGGTCATCGTGGGCACGTCCCCGGGGAGGGGGCCGCAGCAGCAGGAGGGTTCCGTCAGGGAGGAGGTGGTGAACGTCTGGGGGCACCATGCTCAGGGGGTGCCCATCCAGCAGCCAGCGGATGGTGGGAGGCGGCTGACCTGAGGCCCGGCAGCTCATCTTGGCTGGTTCGGGGCCCTGGAACAGCTGGTCCTCGGGATGGACTAGGATCTGGGGTGGGAAGTCCTGGGCCATGCTTCctggggagagaaaaggaggcGGGGCCCAGTCTAACTACCAGTAGGGCCCCCAAACCCCTCATGTCTCATCTGCCTCCTTTTGAAAATGAGTTCCCAAATAACATACTGGGGACGTGAGGGCGATCTGGTTATGACAGCTGTCACCCCAGGGTTGATTCGGCTAATCTGGCTGGCCAGGCGGGTGTCCCCTTCTTCCCTCACCACTCCATGTCTGTCCTGCCTGAAGCTATGCCATCAGTCAAAGAGGATGACCATCCACGATAGAGAGGGACCGGTCTTCGGTCAAGAGTATAAGGTGGACTCTCCTGCTAGTACCTCCAAACAAGCTCCTAGGTAACATGCTGGGAGGGAGGCGAGAGGGCCAGTGTGCACGCGTGGCACGCAGTGAGGGCCCGTGGAGCCCTCAATCTGTTTCTCTCACACTTAAcagcaccaccaccatcatcaccattgtCTCTGCTACCCCCACTGCCAAAGGGAAACAGAGGCGAAAGGGCCTCCCCCGCCTCGGCCAGGCCTCGGATCAAGGGTGCGTGGGCTAGGAGCGGGGAGAACCGGTCCTACTCACCCGTGAGGAGCAGGAGAGGCAGGGCCCAGTGGACCCTGAGGAGGTGCGCTCCTCCAGCGCCCATGCCTGCTCGCGGGGCTCTGACCTGGTCCGCAGCACTTGGTCCTACTGCTCTGAGCTCACAGCGGCGGGGgaaggaggggcggggcgggctggTGGTGGTTGTTTGTGACCGAGACTCTGCCCCAGGAGGGAAGCAGCTTGGAGGAAACCGATGCTTCCTGCCCGGCCTTCAGGGCCTTGGAGAACTGGGAGGAGACCAGAGGAGAGAGGCTCTATGACCTTGACCCTTTAGTCATAACCTGTGACTCTAAACTCAAACCCTAGTCTGGGATTTCTTAGAGGTAATCCTCACCCTGACCGTTAACTCCAGGAGTTTCGATCCTTTAATTCCAAGCCTCTAGTGAACCATTCAACCCCAATCCCAATTCCTTTTTTTCCAGATGACACCCCTCACCCCTACCCCACTGCTAGAGTGGGTTAGAAACTCAGCGGTGAAATCTCAGGGCACGGGCATTCTGAGGCTAAGGGTAGAGAAAAGCAACGAGGAAGATAACTGGGTGGGGGGCAGTGTCTCATGTCCATTTCCCAGGGAGAGGTGGGGTGGTAAGCCAGAAGATAAGGAAGATAAGAGACTCTGGGACAGTCTGGGAGATGCCTACAGTTCACTCCTAGTCAGCTCAGAGACAGACAGATAAACTTCTGGGAGactttgggcaagtgacttcATCCTTGAAagtcagtttccttatttgtaaagagggaataataacaacaacagcaataatagtTCCTACCTTGAGAGATGGAATAAGAGAAGAGATGAAGCATAGAATCAACCTAGTACAGTGCCTAATGCTTCGTAAGTGATCAGTAAAGCTTAGCTaatattatgatttatttatttttatccacaTCCCATCACTGAAACTATTCAAGCATCCTTGGCTGGGATATTTTTCAGGCCCTGGAAAGATGGTTAGAGTAAATGGCCTTTAAGAGCTTTCTCCAgccctgggacttccccggtggtccagtggttgggaattcaccttccaatgcaggggtgagggttcggtccctggttaggaaactcaGGCCCCACATGCgtgtggcaaaaaaataaatcattttcccAGTCCTGAAATATTGTGTTTATAGCAGACAGACCCGTAGTTTATGAGCCTGCAATGTCAGCGCACACCCcgcttctccccaccccctctctaGAGATACGCTGCTCTCCCCTTTCAGAGCCCAGCTCCTGTTTACAGGTCTCTTCCTTCCAAATCTGGAATCTCAGACATTTCCTGGAGCTGTTCCCGGAAGACCAAGGCCAGGCTCTGGGGGCTCAGCGGAAGAATGTCCAGCCTTTGTTCCCCATTGTTCCTGGCCAGCTCCTTTGTGGGGCCCCTAACCCAGCCGactgcctcccttcctcccccgtCCCAGCCTGGCCTCCACGCCAGCCCCATTCCCAGCCCCAGACTTCACAGCCTGAAAGAGGAAGGCCTCCCTCACGCCTTCTTCTCCCTTCAAATGCAGAACAAGTCTGATTAAGACAATCAGGGCAAGAGAACACTGTTCTCTACAAAGTGGGCATTTCCAAGGGGGTAAAGAACAAACAGTGAAACTAACAGAGTGTCAGAGCTGGGAGAATAGGGATTGGTGTCAGAGAACAGAGTTTGGTATTTCAGAAGTGGAGGAGCAAAGGGAAGTGACAAATTCCATGGGGCATGCAGGGTATATGTGTGCC
The nucleotide sequence above comes from Cervus canadensis isolate Bull #8, Minnesota chromosome 29, ASM1932006v1, whole genome shotgun sequence. Encoded proteins:
- the ROBO4 gene encoding roundabout homolog 4 isoform X1 encodes the protein MGAGGAHLLRVHWALPLLLLTGSMAQDFPPQILVHPEDQLFQGPEPAKMSCRASGQPPPTIRWLLDGHPLSMVPPDVHHLLPDGTLLLLRPPPRGRAHDDRTRSTDLGVYTCEASNRLGTAVSRGARLSVAVLQEDFQVQPRDTVAAVGEQVLLQCEPPWGHPEPTVSWWKDEKPLALQPGRHSVSQGSLLMARAEKSDAGTYMCMATNSAGRRKSRVARVSIQEPRDYKEPLKLLAVHIQLENVTLLNPDPKKGTKPGPAVWLSWKVSGPAAPAQSYTALFRTQAAPGGQGAPWAEALLAGWQSAELGGLHWGQDYEFKVRPSSGRAQGPDSNVLLLRLPEQVPSAPPQEVTLKPGNGSVLVSWVPPPAENHNGIIRGYQVWSLGNTSLPPANWTVVGEQTQLEIAARMSGSYCVQVAAVTGAGAGQPSSPVCLLLGQAMERAAQQPNAHSPWTLEQLWAALKRPEVIASGGVVLWLLLLGTAVCIHRRRRAGVHLGPGLYRYTSEDAILKHRMDHSDSPWLADTWRSTSGSRDLSSSSSLSSRLGVDPRDPLEGRRSLISWDPRSPGVPLLPDTSTFYGSLIAEGPSSPPARPSPQAPAARRLTPQLAQLSSPWPSSDSLCGRRGLSSPRLSLAPAEAWKARKKQELHQANSSPLLRASHPAELWACESSNRGSKNFPQSPGAVPRALVAWRALGPQLLSSSSELMTRPLPPVPLAPRGPPTQSQQTQHSVEPPAPTSPPPPAAPLPALLPSGTLRPSSPQASSLSGPSPASSRLSSSSLSSLGEDQDSVLTPEEVALCLELSEGEETPRNSVSPMPRAPSPPITYGYISVPTASDLADMGRPGGGVGSEVRGLLCPPRPCLTPTPSEGSLANGWGSASEDNGPSARASLVSSSDGSFLADAHFARALAVAADSFGFGLEPREADCVFTDASSPPSPRDDLSLTSTLSLTPWEWRSDWLEDIEKNPTQWLGRGLPPWPPESRLSSQKSQLKLSSPVPKAGDSS
- the ROBO4 gene encoding roundabout homolog 4 isoform X2, which gives rise to MGAGGAHLLRVHWALPLLLLTGSMAQDFPPQILVHPEDQLFQGPEPAKMSCRASGQPPPTIRWLLDGHPLSMVPPDVHHLLPDGTLLLLRPPPRGRAHDDRTRSTDLGVYTCEASNRLGTAVSRGARLSVAVLQEDFQVQPRDTVAAVGEQVLLQCEPPWGHPEPTVSWWKDEKPLALQPGRHSVSQGSLLMARAEKSDAGTYMCMATNSAGRRKSRVARVSIQEPRDYKEPLKLLAVHIQLENVTLLNPDPKKGTKPGPAVWLSWKVSGPAAPAQSYTALFRTQAAPGGQGAPWAEALLAGWQSAELGGLHWGQDYEFKVRPSSGRAQGPDSNVLLLRLPEQVPSAPPQEVTLKPGNGSVLVSWVPPPAENHNGIIRGYQVWSLGNTSLPPANWTVVGEQTQLEIAARMSGSYCVQVAAVTGAGAGQPSSPVCLLLGQAMERAAQQPNAHSPWTLEQLWAALKRPEVIASGGVVLWLLLLGTAVCIHRRRRAGVHLGPGLYRYTSEDAILKHRMDHSDSPWLADTWRSTSGSRDLSSSSSLSSRLGVDPRDPLEVISWDPRSPGVPLLPDTSTFYGSLIAEGPSSPPARPSPQAPAARRLTPQLAQLSSPWPSSDSLCGRRGLSSPRLSLAPAEAWKARKKQELHQANSSPLLRASHPAELWACESSNRGSKNFPQSPGAVPRALVAWRALGPQLLSSSSELMTRPLPPVPLAPRGPPTQSQQTQHSVEPPAPTSPPPPAAPLPALLPSGTLRPSSPQASSLSGPSPASSRLSSSSLSSLGEDQDSVLTPEEVALCLELSEGEETPRNSVSPMPRAPSPPITYGYISVPTASDLADMGRPGGGVGSEVRGLLCPPRPCLTPTPSEGSLANGWGSASEDNGPSARASLVSSSDGSFLADAHFARALAVAADSFGFGLEPREADCVFTDASSPPSPRDDLSLTSTLSLTPWEWRSDWLEDIEKNPTQWLGRGLPPWPPESRLSSQKSQLKLSSPVPKAGDSS